The window CCGTCACCGGCACCGTTTTGTCTTCCGCATGTTCCGCCTGCCCGCTCTCGCGCTGTTGATCACTGTCGCGGGCTGCTCCTCAGCAGACGACAGCGCGTCGGCGGCGGTTCCCAGTCCGGGCGCCAAGGCCACCGAACTGTGCCGGAACCTGGACAAGGTACTGCCCGCGAAGGTGGACGGTGAGCGCCGCGAGGATCCCGAGCCCGCGTCGGCGCTGACGGCGGGCTGGGGCAGCCCGGCGATCATACTGCGCTGCGGTGTTCCGCAGCCGCCGAAGATGGTCGATCCGAAGGTGGCCGACGGACGTGATCCGGACGCGGTCGCCGGGGGTGTGAACGGGGTGGACTGGCTGATGGAGGAGCGCGGCGACGGGGGGCATGTCTTCACCACCGCCAACCGGGAGGCGTACGTGGAAGTACGCGTGCCGGACGGGCCGGACACCTCCGGGGTGCTGATCGATCTGGCCTCCGCAGTGAAGAAGGCGATCCCCGAGGGGATCGCCTCCTGACCTCTCCGGACGCCTCCCGCGACGCGCGGTCGCCTCAGCGCAGGCCCGTCGAGCGGCGCAGCGCCGCCTGCACCAGGCGGTCCACCAGCTCCGGGTAGGACACCCCGCTCGCCTGCCACATCTGCGGGTACATCGAGATGGGTGTGAAGCCGGGCATCGTGTTGATCTCGTTGATCACGAACTCGCCGTCCTCGGTGAGGAAGAAGTCCGCGCGGACCAGGCCCTCGCAGGACGCCGCGTCGAAGGCGCCGACCGCCAGACGCTGGACCTCGGCCGTCTCCTCGGGCGTCAGCGGCGCGGGCACGATCCCCGGCGTCGAGTCGATGTACTTGGCCTCGAAGTCGTAGTACGCGTGCGCCTCGGGCGTGGGGATCTCGGCCGGGGCGGAGGCCCGGGGGCCGTCCTCGAACTCCAGGACGCCGCACTCGATCTCGCGGCCCCGCAGCGCGGCCTCCACCAGGATCTTCGGGTCGTGGCGCTGGGCCTCGGCGATCGCCTCGTCGAGTCCGGAGAGGTCGTCGACCTTGGTGATGCCGATCGAGGAACCGGCGCGCGCGGGCTTCACGAACAGCGGCCAGCCGTGCTCGCCGGCGAAGTCGACGATCTTCTTGCGGGCGGCGGTCTCGTCCTGCTCCCACTCACGCGGGCGGACCACCACGTACGGGCCCACCTTGAGCCCGAAGGAGGTGAACACCCGCTTCATGTACTCCTTGTCCTGGCCCACGGCCGAGGCGAGCACACCCGAACCCACGTACGGGACACCGGAGAGCTCCAGAAGGCCCTGGAGGGTGCCGTCCTCGCCGTACGGGCCGTGCAGCACCGGAAAGACCACGTCGACCTCGCCGAGCGCCTTGGGAACCGATCCCGGCTCGCTGTAGACGACTTCGCGGTTGGCGGGGTCGACCGGGAGGATCACGCCGCCCTCGTCGGACTCGGCGAGCGCGTCGACGCTCGGCGGGCGCCGGTCGACGATCGCCATCCGCTCCGGTTCGTCCGCCGTGAGCGCCCAGCGGCCGTCCTGGGTGATGCCGATCGGCAGGACGTCGTACTTGGTCCGGTCGATGGCCTTGAGGACGGCGCCGGCGGTGACCACGGAGATCCCGTGTTCGGAGCTGCGCCCGCCGAACACGACGGCCACACGCGGCTTGCGAGGCGGCTGCTCGGGGCTCTGGGGGAGGTTCTCGGTGCTCATATCGGGTTGAGAGTACCCGTTGGTAGGACTGGGATACAGCGCCCCCGGCGTCGCGTCGCTCAGCGTCGTTCGGGCTTCGCGCTGCGCGACATCAGCTCCTTGAGGGCCACCACCGGAGGCTTGCCCTCGTGCACGATGTCCACGACCGTCTCGGTGATCGGCATGTCGACTCCGTGCCGCCGGGCCAGATCCAGCACCGACTCGCAGGACTTGACGCCCTCGGCGGTCTGCTTGGTGACCGCGATGGTCTCCTGCAGGGTCATGCCCTTGCCGAGGTTGGTGCCGAAGGTGTGGTTGCGGGACAGCGGCGAGGAGCAGGTGGCCACCAGGTCGCCCAGGCCCGCGAGTCCGGAGAAGGTCAGCGGGTCGGCGCCCAGGGCCATGCCGAGCCGGGTCGTCTCGGCGAGACCGCGGGTGATGAGCGAGCCCTTGGCGTTGTCGCCGAGGCCCATGCCGTCCGCGATGCCGACGGCCAGCCCGATGACGTTCTTCACCGCGCCGCCGAGTTCACAGCCGACGACGTCGGTGTTGGTGTACGGGCGGAAGTACGGCGTGTGGCAGGCGGCCTGGAGCCGCTGGGCGACGGCCTCGTCGGTGCAGGCGACCACGGCGGCGGCCGGCATCCGCGCGGCGATCTCCCGGGCCAGATTGGGCCCCGTGACCACGGCGATGCGCTCCGGGCCGACCTTGGCGACGTCGTCGATGACCTCGCTCATCCGCATCGCGGAGCCGAGTTCGACGCCCTTCATCAGCGACACGAGGACCGTGTTCGGGGCGAGCAGCGGGCTCCAGTCGGCGAGATTGCCGCGCAGGGTCTGCGAGGGGACCGAGAGGACCGTGAAGTCGGCGTCCGCGGCGGCTTCCGCGGGATCCGTGGTGGCCCGTACGTTCTCCGGCAGCTCGACGCCCGGGAAGTAGTCGGGATTGGTGCGGGTGGAGTTGATGGCCTCCACGAGCTCCGGACGGCGCCCCCACAGGGTGACCTCGCACCCCGCGTCGGCGAGCACCATGCCGAACGCCGTACCCCACGAACCGGCGCTCAGCACCGCCGCCTTGACCGGCTTGCTCACTTGCCCAGCCCCTCTTCCTGCGCCGACTGCACCGACTGCACCGATTCCTGCCCGCCCCGCTGTGCCTGCGCCTGGGTGCGGCGCCGCTGTTCGACCCGCTCCCGGCGCGGGTCGTAGGGCGTGGCGGGCGCCTTCTCCCCGCGGATCTCCTCGAGCTGACAGGTGACGGCGGCCATGATGACCTCGGTGGCTTCCTTCAGCAGGTCCGCCGTCATCTCCTGGTCGTAGAACCGCGAGAGGTCCACGGGCGGTCCGGCGAGCACGCGGTGCGTCTTGCGCGGCAGGAGGTGCGGCTTCTTCGCGTACGGCGGCAGCAATTCGTTGCAGCCCCACTGGGCGACGGGGATCACCGGGCACTTGGTCTCCAGGGCGACGCGCGCCGCCCCGGTCTTGCCGGTCATGGGCCAGCCCTCCGGGTCGCGGGTGAGCGTGCCCTCGGGATAGAAGGCGACGCATTCACCGCGGTTCACGGCGTCGATCGCGGCCCGGAATGCGCTGAGCGCGTCCGTGCTCTCGCGGTAGACGGGGATCTGCCCGGTACCTCGCATGGCGGCCCCGACGAATCCGCTCTTGAA of the Streptomyces koelreuteriae genome contains:
- a CDS encoding DUF3515 domain-containing protein — encoded protein: MNSFRHRHRFVFRMFRLPALALLITVAGCSSADDSASAAVPSPGAKATELCRNLDKVLPAKVDGERREDPEPASALTAGWGSPAIILRCGVPQPPKMVDPKVADGRDPDAVAGGVNGVDWLMEERGDGGHVFTTANREAYVEVRVPDGPDTSGVLIDLASAVKKAIPEGIAS
- a CDS encoding D-alanine--D-alanine ligase family protein, with the translated sequence MSTENLPQSPEQPPRKPRVAVVFGGRSSEHGISVVTAGAVLKAIDRTKYDVLPIGITQDGRWALTADEPERMAIVDRRPPSVDALAESDEGGVILPVDPANREVVYSEPGSVPKALGEVDVVFPVLHGPYGEDGTLQGLLELSGVPYVGSGVLASAVGQDKEYMKRVFTSFGLKVGPYVVVRPREWEQDETAARKKIVDFAGEHGWPLFVKPARAGSSIGITKVDDLSGLDEAIAEAQRHDPKILVEAALRGREIECGVLEFEDGPRASAPAEIPTPEAHAYYDFEAKYIDSTPGIVPAPLTPEETAEVQRLAVGAFDAASCEGLVRADFFLTEDGEFVINEINTMPGFTPISMYPQMWQASGVSYPELVDRLVQAALRRSTGLR
- a CDS encoding lysophospholipid acyltransferase family protein, yielding MPRRRIGFWYRFAAVICKPPLVVLLRRDWRGIEHIPADGGFITAVNHNSHVDPFAYAHFQYNTGRVPRFLAKSGLFKSGFVGAAMRGTGQIPVYRESTDALSAFRAAIDAVNRGECVAFYPEGTLTRDPEGWPMTGKTGAARVALETKCPVIPVAQWGCNELLPPYAKKPHLLPRKTHRVLAGPPVDLSRFYDQEMTADLLKEATEVIMAAVTCQLEEIRGEKAPATPYDPRRERVEQRRRTQAQAQRGGQESVQSVQSAQEEGLGK
- a CDS encoding NAD(P)H-dependent glycerol-3-phosphate dehydrogenase; the encoded protein is MSKPVKAAVLSAGSWGTAFGMVLADAGCEVTLWGRRPELVEAINSTRTNPDYFPGVELPENVRATTDPAEAAADADFTVLSVPSQTLRGNLADWSPLLAPNTVLVSLMKGVELGSAMRMSEVIDDVAKVGPERIAVVTGPNLAREIAARMPAAAVVACTDEAVAQRLQAACHTPYFRPYTNTDVVGCELGGAVKNVIGLAVGIADGMGLGDNAKGSLITRGLAETTRLGMALGADPLTFSGLAGLGDLVATCSSPLSRNHTFGTNLGKGMTLQETIAVTKQTAEGVKSCESVLDLARRHGVDMPITETVVDIVHEGKPPVVALKELMSRSAKPERR